Within Methyloversatilis discipulorum, the genomic segment ATCGGCGCCAAGCGCTTCGCGAAAGCGCTCTATGGCGACCACCCCTACGGCCGCAGCGCCACCGTCGAGTCGATTGCCGCGATCACTCGCGACGACGTGCTGGCGCACTACCGCCGCCATTACGTCGCCTCGCGCGCGGTGGTGTCCATCGTCGGCGACGTGACGCGCGAACAGGCGGAAGCGATCGCGCTGCAACTGACCGGCGACCTGCCGGCCGGCGAACCGCTGCCGCCGATCGCCGACGTGACGATGCCCAAGGCCGCCACCGAACGCATCGCGCACCCGGCCAACCAGAGCCACATCTTCGTCGGTCAGCCGGTGAGCCGCCGAGGCGACCCCGACTTCTTCCCGCTGCAGGTTGGCAACTACATTCTCGGCGGTGGCGGCTTCGTGTCGCGGCTGACCAAGGAAGTGCGCGAGAAGCGCGGTTACGCCTACAGCGTCTACAGCTACTTCAGCCCGCAGCGCCAGCCCGGCCCCTTCCAGATCGGCCTGCAGACGCAGCGTGCGCAGGCGGCCGATGCGCTGAAGGTGGTCGATGAAACGCTGGCGACCTTCATCGCCAACGGTCCGACCGCCGACGAACTGAAGGCGGCTAAGCGCAATCTGGTCGACGGCTTCTCGTTGCGCCTGGACAGCAACCGCAAGCTGCTCGACAGCCTCGCGACCATCGGCTTCTACGGCCTGCCGCTGGACTGGCTCAACAAGTTCCAGGAGCGGGTCGAGGCTGTGACGGCGGCACAGGTGAAGGAAGCATTCCAGCGCCGCCTGTCCGCCGACCATATGGTGCGGGTGATCGTCGCCGGCGACTGAGGGTGGGTCGCTGCCGGCGGCGCCCGGCAACACGAAACAAGCCGCCACAAGTGCGTGCGGGCACGCAGGTAGAATTGTCGCCATGTCCCGCATACGCATCATCGGCGGCCAGTGGCGCAGCCGCCTCCTTCCGGTCGCGGCAGTGCCGGGGCTGCGCCCCACTCCGGATTCGGTGCGCGAGCGCCTGTTCAACTGGCTGGGCCAGGACCTGAACGGCCTGCATTGCCTCGATCTCTTCGCCGGCACCGGCGTGCTCGGCTTTGAGGCGGCGTCCCGCGGCGCCGCCTCGGTCACGCTGGTCGAGCGGGACGCCCGCGCATTCGGCAAGCTGCGCGAAGCGGTCGAACTGCTGCCGGCGCCGCAGGTCAGGCTGGTCAGAGGCGATGCGCTAGAATTCGCCGCCCAGCCACCGCGGCGCTTCGATGTACTCTTTCTCGACCCGCCTTACGGCAAGGGTCTGCTCGATCGAGTGGTAGCTCATCTGCCGCATCTGCTGACCGACGACGCGGTGATCTATTGCGAAGCCGAACAGCCGGTGCCGGCGCTTGGCGATTACCGGGCGACGCGCGAAGGGCGGGCGGGGCAAGTCCATTACCAGCTGCTGGAACGATCATGAACGGCACCATTGCGGTCTATCCGGGCACTTTCGACCCGATCACGCGCGGCCACGAAGACCTTGTGCGGCGCGCAGCGGCGATGTTCGACCGCGTCATCGTTGGCGTTGCGGAAAGCCGTTCCAAACGGCCCTTCTTCACCACCGACGAACGGGTCGACATGGCGCGCGAAATACTCGCGGCCTATCCTAATGTCGAGGTGCGCGGGTTTTCCTGCCTGCTGATGGACTTCCTGAGCGAGTGCAAGGCGCGGATCATCGTGCGCGGCCTGCGCGCGGTGTCCGACTTCGAATACGAATTCCAGATGGCCGGCATGAACCGGGTGC encodes:
- a CDS encoding M16 family metallopeptidase; this translates as MRTHNDFLQVIPMIRFFRSALLRAVCVLAFATPALANVDIQHWTAANGARVYFVESHVLPILDVQVDFDAGAARDPGGLSGLAGMTHGLLDSGAGGLDEDALAEKLSDLGARLSGSADNDRAGLSLRTLASAREREGALALMRTVLTAPEFPATVLEREKARAIASLREADTKPDQIGAKRFAKALYGDHPYGRSATVESIAAITRDDVLAHYRRHYVASRAVVSIVGDVTREQAEAIALQLTGDLPAGEPLPPIADVTMPKAATERIAHPANQSHIFVGQPVSRRGDPDFFPLQVGNYILGGGGFVSRLTKEVREKRGYAYSVYSYFSPQRQPGPFQIGLQTQRAQAADALKVVDETLATFIANGPTADELKAAKRNLVDGFSLRLDSNRKLLDSLATIGFYGLPLDWLNKFQERVEAVTAAQVKEAFQRRLSADHMVRVIVAGD
- the coaD gene encoding pantetheine-phosphate adenylyltransferase, whose protein sequence is MNGTIAVYPGTFDPITRGHEDLVRRAAAMFDRVIVGVAESRSKRPFFTTDERVDMAREILAAYPNVEVRGFSCLLMDFLSECKARIIVRGLRAVSDFEYEFQMAGMNRVLRPDVETVFLTPADQYMFISATMVREIASLGGDVSKFVQPSVLARIGDKVEAMRGGK
- the rsmD gene encoding 16S rRNA (guanine(966)-N(2))-methyltransferase RsmD encodes the protein MSRIRIIGGQWRSRLLPVAAVPGLRPTPDSVRERLFNWLGQDLNGLHCLDLFAGTGVLGFEAASRGAASVTLVERDARAFGKLREAVELLPAPQVRLVRGDALEFAAQPPRRFDVLFLDPPYGKGLLDRVVAHLPHLLTDDAVIYCEAEQPVPALGDYRATREGRAGQVHYQLLERS